The genomic segment CCCAGACTGTTTCTTCATCTGCTAATAATGTGTCAGACAGGGGTATCTTAATCATGGATGGAATTATTACTGTTCCTAATGCCCTAACATCTCCATGAGTGCTGACAGCCTCTcctttctagttcattctgctcaGCGCAAATTAATGCTTTTATCTTGACATTTCCTAGCTCAAACACATTAAAATTCTCTCTGATGATATAGAAAACAATTGATCTGATATTTAAATTCTTCTGTCATAAAACCTCACggctttcttctcattttatcttTGATGTATTGGTTTATACATCTGTTACAGCCACTTGTCTCCTCATAGCCCTTTGTACCTCCTTGATTTCAACCCCCCGTTAACGTTATTTCTGCCTTTTGAGAtaaccttccttttcttccctccttccaccAAGTCTAAGTGACCTCCCTACCCCTCCACTGCACATCTGAACGGCCGTAGCAATCAATGGCACGTACCTTCTTTGGATTTTGTAATATCCTTTATTACTTTAAGCTACAGAAGCTTTTAATGAGTTTCTTGATTGATTATTATAGGAGAGGAATAAATGAGTAAGTTTCCGGTTGGGGTTTCTCTGGAAATTTGACcgtaagtatttatttattttgcagtttGCAAGTTgatatgctgtgtgtgtgtgtgctctgaGTATTACAGTGGTCATTCTTCTAACAGGTGAGCGGCTTAACTTACAAACTTTTTCCGGTTCTTCATGGCCAGCAGATCTAAATATCTGTATCTCAGTCTCAATTCTGAATGCCTCAGTTCTGAGGTAATAAAGGGGTTTGTAGAGACTTGTCCTTGTATCCTACCAGTTTGGCAGCTTTCACTATACTCTGCTTCTATTAAAAATACTCTCGGAATTCAGTCATGACTTTATAGGATGTCTTGATCTTCGACTAAAATAGTCGTAAATTCTCAGATGACGAGCGGATAGCAAGAGCaatagctattttttaaaatttgagagtATTTTGTGTGAGTTAAAGCGCTCATGTTAAAGAACGCTATGCTTTATTATTTGTGTTTAATTCTCACAAGATATGAAACAGATatagttacaaaatccatttacagTCAAAGAAATAGAGGCCAGAGTGAATCAGTTGCctcacaaaaaagaaattccagagCCAGACCTGAGACTTGTCTGCTAAGTTTCTGTTTCTCTAATTCCTGATATTTTAACCACTGTGCAACACTGCTTCTATAATtgcaatattttttaagtttcttttggaTCAAGAGTAAGTTATATTACTAAAAGTTGCTCTATGAAGGATTTGTTTTATCGCTATCACgttatgttaaaagaaaaaaagagaacgaAGGCCACAAGTGATTGGTTGCAAGATTTCCTCTGTTGGAGTAGATTTGTAAAAATGAAGATGTTTTAATTCTCCTCCAGGCATTATGGGTTTACAttgtgaaaagaatttaaagataGACTTTCATTTCTGAGCCACGGCCTCATAGTTCTCAGAACTTGACTTTCCATCTGCCTTTTTTGCTTGATTTAGCTCTGAAGTTGGACTAACACTTAACACCCCGgattcttgtttcctttgtcatttgCAAGGGTTCTGAAATTCTTCCTGCTTGCAGCCTCTTCTGTCACTCTGGAGTTCTGGGAGCTCAATGCTGTGGATTATTTAGACATCTGGAAGTCAAATATTTATAGGAAGGGTTTCTCTAAGAAGTACTTACATTCATTCATTAGTTGATTAGCTGAAAAACAAATGTTGAAGCACAATGTATTTCATTACCTGTTCGTGGTTGCCTGGATCCATTTCCGAAcattacagacaagaaaaagtgaCGAGAGGCAGCTTTGGAGTTGGCCCTGCATATAAACATTGACTTGGTTCCTTGCTTGTTCTAATTCTTGCCTTTAAACATTTGGAAAGAAGGGACTTTATTCTGATTACTTAGCACCGAGCTAAAACCCTGAAACAGTAAATTCTCCAAGTaatatacatagaaataaattCATCATTATTGCAGCTTCTTTGATACTAAATATCGGTGAAGTAGAATGAATGTTTCACTGACTTGTATGTCAGTGACTTGTCATTTATGGTAAATTTCACTTTCCCAGCTTGGCTGTCCTCTCCTATCTttgatcttttcagttctttgaggTAAAAGTAAGCATTTATTTCTTACCCTGGTCCTCAAGAACTAATTTATATTCATGTTTCCAGATGTCTTCCTTGAATTCTAAATCTTACGCATTGGTTTTGGTAAGATGTCAATATAGATCACGAGAGGTTAGCAGTTCCATTTCTCAAAATAGAAGCCAGGAAAATAGAACAAAGTATAGACTGCTTGACCTCTAAATGGTCTTCCTTATGGACAGAGTAATTGAATTCATTCATCATTCCATGAGGGAAGCTAATTTTACAGGCCCCAAATCAGGAAAgtaaaaaactaaaattgatCCACTAGGATCAGTAGAGAAATACTTTTTAACTGATTTTTCTTATTCAAGAACTGttttcagtattatttacaaAATTTTCCAAATATCCCCAAGCTATGGAATGTCCAGAGAAATGGATTGGTGCAAGAGACAAGTGTTTCTATTTTTCGGATGACACCAGAAACTGGACAGCTAGTAGAAGATTTTGCAGTTCACAAAGATCAGAACTTGCTCAGATTGATACACCAGAGGATATGGTAGGAAAAGGGGAATGTTTTCAATCATTTCAGAACTTAAGTTTGTACAAAGAGAGaatagaaatgatagaagctAATACTCTTACAATAATgttggagagaaaaacaaaatatcctTTACCCTTCTAGgatcttctggctggtctaaggattaaattgacatgaggcagattaacaggagaaaatcaaattgaATTACATACATATGGGGGCTCCATGGGAAAATGAGACCCCAGGATGAGTTAGACAAAGGAGGCTTATATGTCAcctgaaggaaaaggaagagggtaGGGGGTTTGGGATTTCAAAGAGGAAGAAAgcaattcacatggagatggaaaGACAAATGTTTGCTATGCCAGACAGAGATGAGGGGACACGGAGAGGACTTTGGTGTCCAGGTTCAGCTGAGTTCCTCCACCGCACAGAGCTTTGTTCCCTGCAGATGTCCCTGGTGGCAGTGCTCTTCCTGGCCCTGGCCCTTTGTCTAAATGCTTTTAGGCAGTTAAGCAGGAAGTAAAAACAAAGACTTCTCCGCTCCTCTCTTTCCTAAATataatcagcctaaaataatcctcatgccaaagagacacattttgagGTGACACACATTTTGCTCCCTTTCAGTAACATACGCCACACAGTGTTTTAGGCACTGTAACTATGAAAACTCCGGTAATCTTCAACCAATGTCTATGAAGTCGACATTTAAATGTCCttgttttaaagataaggaaagtgAAACAGAGATGGATGCCATCCAGGTGTTGTCACACGGCCATAAATTGTTGAAGTGAGATTTGAACCCTGGCAAATTAGCTAGTGATGTTATGTCCTTAGTCACAATGCGTATGGTTTATATAGCTAAATGTCTTTGTTCAATGTTCTTAACAACTCTTAAGTTGTTAAATACTTTTTAGTAACTTCCCATTTGCATTCTGTCAAGAATAGcctggaaaaaatgaaacaaaacaaaaaaagatttggCTCTTGGAATTTAGAGAGGAGGATTGGAAGGAAGTATGCGCGATTTGAAGAAAGTGAGGCAGTCAATGGAAGACGTAAACAGGGCAAAGAAAGAGGGACATGGACTCCAGGGGCACAGGGTGACGGAGAGCTTTGTTTGTATGTAAAGAAAAGCTGACTAATAGGTTTGTGGTCCAATAGCAAGGAGCTGGTAGAGGAATGACTGTGGAATGATGGTGCTCAATGTATTTTATTACAATAACTCATGTTCACCCAGAAGTTAGATTTCTGATTATATGAGAAAATATGCAATGGCAGTAACATTCTatgtttccttccagttttattgcaatataattgtgtaagtttaaggtgtatgggataatgatttcacttacatgtatcatgaaatgattgtcacagtaagtttagtgaacatccatcctCTCCTATAGACACAAAATTACAGAAATAGCCATCTTTTTCCTTGCGATGAGAACTCTTagcatttactctcttaacaactttcatacacAACACACTTATCacattgtacattacatccctagtatttattgatcttgtaactggaagtttgacTACCTTCGTCCAGTTACTCCTCCCCCCATCcccgcctctggtaaccacacatctgatctctttttcgatgagttcgttcgttcgttcgttcgtttttgaagtataattgacctgcaACATGTTAGTTCACGTTACACAACAGAGTGATTTGGTGTTTCTACACCTTTCAAAATGGTCACCAGGATAAGTCTAGTTAGATATGTCACCATCCAAAGACATTACGTGGTTACTGAGAATATTCCTCACTCTGTACGTTTCATACCTGTGGACTTTATTTTGCaggtggaagtttgtacctcaaTCTCAActgtttctctcctctccccatccctcaCCCTTCTGGCAACcgcctgtttgttctctgtatctaagactctgtttgtgttttgttatgtttgatAACTTGTTTTGgttattagattccacatgtaagtgaaatcattcagCAATGACATTTGTATTCTGATATCTGCTCGGAGTAGTTTCTGACTGAGTTTTCTTATTATAACAGTATTTATACCATTAAGCCCCTCTCCCCCTGGAAGATTTTTGGGCGAGGAATTGTGCACAGAACAAGATATAAGCAGTAGTTCTCTGTCACCCTTAGAGAACTCATCAGCTCCTGATTTTGTCATCCAGATATAACATCCTGTCGCTTCAGAGTCTTTATCATTCACTCTGTGACTAAAGCATACTGATGCTTTATGCATTAGAATTTGAAGGAAAGgatgtcaaatatatttttctcatcaGTTTCTCATTTGAGTGCTAGAAATTATCTTGAACAGTAATTCAAGACATTGTAGCTCAGAGAGTTCCAATGACCTGATGAAAGTCACTCTATTACTTAGAGATGTTTaagaagttaaaaagcaaagtgaaaATCGTTCTGATAAAACTAACCTGAACATCACTGTCTGCTTTTTGTTGCTATGGCAGCATTAGGGCATACAGATTAAGGTCTAAATCATAAAAGATGGGATGGCTGGAGTGAAAAGCATGTTCAGCAGTGGGCTCTAAAATATTAAGTAATGGAGAATTCTCTGATTTTTGTGAAAGAAATTTTTGAAGATGTGCACAGGAACTTCTATGCACTGGATTGGACTGAGCAGAGCACTGGGAGAGTCTTGGAGATGGACAGATGGCGCTACATTCAATGCCTGGTGAGATTCAAATTTAGTAGGAGACGTTTTACTCTGGTGCTggataaaaaaatttaagtcattttgagtggtattattataaataaattttcctattttctatatGTCATTACCTCCCTCAGTTTCCACCCTGTGACACGGGTCCTCTCACACTGAAACATATCCTAGAACAACTCACCTTCCTTCTGTGTTGTTATATGACATACagtgaaattttccttttttttttttgttttggtttctgtgTCTTGTTTTTATCACCACGCTCTTGCTAATAAACTCTCCTTTTGTTAATTCAAATACAACTATTCTGCAAATCCAAAGCCAAACCCTATGTATTATTTGCACCTTTTTTCTAACTAAATTTATGcaaatctcttttttcttttaagagttagAGGCCATATAGTTGTCTTTGACTTTACAGTTGCCCATTGTAAGCAATATTGTTTATTAATGTAATCATTTCTTGAGTGAATGTTGTTTCCTGTCTTATACACTTTTTTACTTGAAAACAAGAGCTGTATGAATTTTCTTTTGCATCCATGTCTTCTTTCCTTAATATTTCATTAAGTGCTAGataaaaaatgacaataaacttAGAAATCTGTAAGACGGGACAAATTACacttattataaaaaaaataaaaaatttggtCATCAGCAGGACAAATTAACAAACTATTATAATTAGTCTATTTGGCTTCTATCTAGTATATTTCAAAAGTACCAGGTGAATATAAATGTTTCTTACTTTCAAAAAGGAACATCGGCTAAAAATACAGCAGGTAATATGCCAggaaacagctttaaaaaaattccatagATCTTTATATTTAGAAACACTCTCTTAATAGAAATAGACATAGATAAATGTAGATATATAGACATATTTATATCTATGATTTATCcatgtctatttatatttctgcCTTTCTGCCTACTGTTCTAATAAAGTTGCAGATTATGCTAATAATTATAATAGTATTAAATACCTATGTTCTGTCTTATATTCCTTTAATGTAGCAGACATTTTGAGGGTAGAGTATGGTGATGGGCTCAGTGAAGTGATGAAGCTTTGTGTTTTGTATAAAATGTTTCAATTACTCAGTTCTTAATCTGATTTTTGATTACAGCTGTAGGTGTTTCCTAAACTGATTTCAATGGTTTCTTTTCAGGTTTGAAATTAGCGGGAATGGACTGTTTGCTTTCCTGAACACCGATGGAGTTTCTAGTTCCAGGGGACTTGTTGATATCAAGTGGATTTGTAGCAAACCAAgattttaataaaggaaaaaaactggaaaatgaaTAGAGTATTTCAAACATGAAGGAGAGGGCTAGAGTATAAACTTTAATAAATATtggtgatttacaatgttgcattggTTTCTGGTGGACATCAGAGTTTTGCACGTATTAAACAAAGGAACTaaaaattgttgaatgaatgaatggttataGGTAGAACCTCATCAATTCAAGACATAACCgcaaatgactataactcaataaaaaaattgttaaaagaaagcttgaaaaaaaaaaagacacaactgCTCACTATGAGCTCAGGTCAGGAAACTTCTGTTAAATAGGACCAAACAAAGTAGCAATGAACAATGAGATGGCCTTTACCACAAGGATGGTTATGATCAATTTAAAGGTATCAATATTGATGGGCCAGCCAAGACCTACAGCTTAAAATTCAGAGAAATATATGTGCTTTATATGGGTAAATATGACAAAATACTAACTCCAGTCACTTTGGTTTAAAGAAATGTTACAAAAGAATCACCTATGAAAAGTCATGTAtttcaacaatgttttaaaaataagggaaaaacCACCAGGAGAAACTCTAAGTAATAGCCATAGATAAATGATCAGAATTATATATTAAAGTTACAAAGCTTAGATTGTAGACTATAAACTGGAATAATAACACTAAATGTGATTAAAACAATAGATTATTGGAAAAAAATTCAATTCCCCACGTGAGGACAAGGAGATAAGGCTTACGATGCCTCCTTGGATGTGTCACAAAATTGCAAATCTTCACGGTGTGGGGAAATTATATCAAATTGGCCCTTGTTATGTTAGCTTAAGTTTCATTTCTTCCCCACGTAACTGTAAGCTCTGATTGCAGAAGGAAATGTGAGTGTAAGTGAATAGAGAGACATTTAGTAGAcagagaaactgaagaaaaagggGATTATCTCGCCTACAGGGTAAAGACACAGAAGCACACAAACAAGTCCTTCTCCCGTATCTTTAGTGGAGGCTCGCATCCTAAATTACTGCAGATGGAACTTTctgataaatgaaaaaggagacttGTGAACCCCACCCGTAAATGTTTTCACCAGTACTATATATGGGCAAATACTTGGCAAATATCAACATGCAATCAAGCATGGGCATATATTGTCTGTTCAACATGTTGTCACCAAGAAAACTGGGAACTATGAATTTTAAACACCATTGTATATTACAGTTTGATGTATTAACTTTTGGCTCAGTTTCAGTTTAGGTTTCACTTGACTCATAAGTTTTACTTACATTGTTGGTTCATGGtcacaaattaattttaattgcttAGAATAATCCATCCCTTGTTTTCCTTTGATTCACACATACTAGGATATAAATTCCTGGTGGCTTAGCGTGAACTACAAATGGAATTTTTGATGGAGTTAAATTACTACCTCACTGACatagtgtttcatttattttgaaatctgagagagttttaaataaatgagaggaAAATAACGAACTTTACTTTGAATAGAATTGTAGTTAGAAAACTAAGGAAGTCTGACTGTTCtcaatataataatatttaaatataaacttgATTAAAAGGGAATGAATTGTGGAATCACATTAAATACAAGATTGTATATTACTTCAAATAGACAGTTCATGCTTACAACGTCTGAGTACATTTTTTTAACCAGTtgaaggtttgattttttttaataaaaattgaaaacaattaaCTAAGGGAAAAAGCctaccaagaaggaaaaaaattgcagAACTATATCTCTGTACCTCATCTATTATTTCACCAAATGCACATAAAGAGTTAGAACTCAAGGAACACAACACACATAAGGAATAGGCAGGATTGGaagattaatgatttttttagaCACTGAAGCAATAAGgaataatgttttgtagtttaaaAGTAAGTTATGTTTTGTAGTTTAAAAGTAGGTTATGTTTTGTAGTTTAAAAGTAAATTattgtattttcttcctttgaagTATTATATCTGGTTAGGAATACTTGAAAAAACTTTATTTGtactaaaaaaattatattccaCTAATGAAAAAAATTGGCGCTATTAACATCCATACATATTTCTTCTGGTTCTTTAAATGCACAGATTTGCTTTTGTTGTTCAGACAGCATCTCTCTGGCAAATGCCATTAAATTTGGAGTCACAGTCTTCAGAATACACTTGACTTCTTATTACGACAGCACAGTTCGTGTTACCCATTGATCCAATCACGGAAAAACTAGGAGAAACAGGCCGACTACAGAACATTTATCTTAAAATAAGGATTGTATTTCTTAAAGCTTCCCCCCGCCAAACCTCTTCAAGTGTTTTTCTTCAGCAGTCAAAATGTTAGAATGAACTCTTCCAGTTCATTGCCAGTGATTGTATTTGGacaatctttttgttttttttttttaatttttattgaagtgcagttgatttaccatgttagtttcaggtgtacagcaaagtgattcagttatacatagacatacagatatatattttcctctcagattcttttccattatatgttattacaagaaattgaatatagttccctgtgctaggcagtaggtccttgttgtgtatctattttatatatggtagtgtgtatctgtgaaCCGCccacccctaatttatcccttgccCTCCCTTTCTCTTTGGGTAACGagttttgtttctatgtctgtgagtctgtttttggtttgtaaatagaatttgtattttttagatcccacatataagtgatgtacCACGATaactgcctttctctgtctgacttactgcacCAGGCTCTCTTGATTCGCCTGCCCTCCACGCCCTCCCAGAGGGATGTCTCTCTTTGAGTAACATGGCCATAGGTGCTTTGGGCCATAACATGGCCCAAAGACTAGAAGCATCCCTGACTCTTCCTTCCATCTCAATGCACGAATTACATGTATCAGCAAGTCCTGGGTCTCCCAGCTCCAGATTCTTTCCTAGCCCAAGCTAGATTACCTCTCCCTTACCTCGGGTCACGACTTTCTAACTAAATTCAGTTTCAGTTTCAGTTTCAGTTCCCATCTATTCATTTTCCACAAGAAGCATAAATAATTCCCTTTAAAGGGTCAAGTAGATGTCAAAAAGAGTTTTTGGTAAAGACCGCATGGTCTGTACCATctgcatgacagatattttaaacaCCAGTCAGAGTTGCAAAGCAGTAaactagggattttttttttaact from the Vicugna pacos chromosome 34, VicPac4, whole genome shotgun sequence genome contains:
- the CLEC2A gene encoding C-type lectin domain family 2 member A, which encodes MMVPELCDSSHDSWIRGATPPAWKSLSKMSTSKVRVSRMSHSCPASLQDTLHDHQKFLKMCTGTSMHWIGLSRALGESWRWTDGATFNAWFEISGNGLFAFLNTDGVSSSRGLVDIKWICSKPRF